A genomic segment from Nicotiana sylvestris chromosome 1, ASM39365v2, whole genome shotgun sequence encodes:
- the LOC104214974 gene encoding ferric reduction oxidase 6-like, translated as MGGLSGQEPLLLRKQNEFDYLNKTPFWVSLTKLILKVVMWVIFIAWATFIFLLPSKFMNDLQGKFIRATRGTIFGTTGSIFLIFSFPIFMIAFLATIRLVLTGEDEHHVKKTAKGPSFRLWTFPVLVDGPFGVVTAAEMIGVILFSVYIIWAVIMYSIRNVDLLSLFHVQDMKEKSALLLELTGLRFGFIGLICLAFLFLPVARGSVLLRAIDIPFEHATRYHVWLGHLTMALFSLHGLFYVIGWAMRGRLVEELIQWKSVGIANLPGVISLAAGLLMWVTSLPGVRRQNFELFFYTHQLYVVFVVFLALHVGDFIFMIAGAGIFLFMLDRFLRFFQSRKTVDILSATCFPCGTVELVLAKPSNLRYNALGWIFLQVPELSWLQWHPFSVSSSPLDGKHHLAILIKVLGDWTEKLKGHILNLSVEQPEMEPLLQQNRKITASVEGPYGHESPYHLMYENLILVAGGIGISPFLAILSDILHRINDSKPCLPRNILIVWAIKKSDELPLLETVDMEAICPLFSDKLNLEIQTFVTRESQPPLEEGKTSKAMNPSISPGFKGCRMSGLVGTGNVVWSGLYVIVSTIGLMITVALLDIFYINPHNIYYWWYKGLLLIGCMAASVVIFGGLVIALWHLWERKTSMKEEPEDNTKKVDILQQNIEISLHKNLEEARSVNTIRYGERPDFQEIFGSHAKSWGNVDIGVIVCGPPTLQSSVAKECRRQNLQRRGHQAIFHFNSHSFDL; from the exons ATGGGTGGACTCTCAGGCCAAGAACCTCTTCTTTTGAGGAAACAAAATGAATTTGATTATCTCAATAAGACACCATTTTGGGTGTCATTAACAAAGTTAATTCTCAAAGTAGTAATGTGGGTGATCTTCATTGCATGGGCTACTTTTATTTTCTTATTGCCTTCTAAATTCATGAATGATTTGCAAGGCAAATTTATTCGAGCCACCCGAGGAACTATTTTTGGGACTACAG GAAGCATATTCTTGATATTCAGTTTCCCAATTTTCATGATTGCATTTCTTGCAACTATTCGCCTCGTTCTCACTGGTGAAGATGAACACCATGT GAAGAAGACTGCAAAAGGTCCAAGTTTTCGATTGTGGACATTCCCAGTGCTGGTGGATGGACCATTTGGGGTTGTTACAGCTGCAGAAATGATTGGAGTTATACTCTTCTCAGTGTACATCATCTGGGCTGTTATTATGTACAGTATACGGAATGTTGACCTCTTATCCTTGTTTCATGTACAAGACATGAAAGAGAAAAG TGCTCTGTTGCTGGAGCTAACTGGCCTTCGTTTTGGATTCATCGGATTAATCTGCTTAGCATTCCTGTTTCTGCCTGTTGCACGTGGTTCAGTTCTTCTTCGAGCTATAGATATTCCTTTTGAACATGCCACTCGATATCATGTTTGGCTGGGACATCTTACTATGGCTCTTTTTAGCCTTCATGGTCTGTTCTATGTGATTGGCTGGGCAATGCGGGGCCGCCTTGTGGAGGAA CTAATCCAGTGGAAAAGCGTAGGAATAGCCAATCTTCCAGGAGTTATCAGCCTTGCAGCTGGTTTATTAATGTGGGTGACTTCACTTCCTGGAGTAAGGAGACAAAACTTTGAACTGTTCTTCTATACGCACCAACTATATGTGGTGTTCGTGGTGTTCCTGGCCTTGCATGTTGGTGACTTCATCTTCATGATAGCTGGTGCTGGAATCTTCCTTTTCATGCTTGATCGGTTCCTTAGGTTCTTCCAGTCACGAAAGACTGTTGACATACTTTCAGCCACATGCTTTCCATGTGGAACCGTTGAACTTGTTCTTGCAAAACCTTCGA ATTTACGTTACAACGCCCTTGGCTGGATATTTTTACAAGTACCCGAGTTGTCCTGGCTGCAGTGGCACCCTTTCAGTGTCTCCTCTAGTCCTCTTGATGGGAAACATCATCTTGCAATTCTCATAAAGGTTCTTGGAGATTGGACCGAAAAACTGAAGGGACACATCTTGAATCTTTCGGTTGAACAACCTGAGATGGAGCCCCTTTTGCAGCAAAATAGGAAGATAACTGCGTCTGTTGAAGGTCCTTATGGGCATGAATCACCATACCACTTAAT GTATGAAAATCTCATTTTGGTAGCAGGTGGAATTGGAATATCCCCTTTCCTAGCAATCCTGAGTGATATCCTCCACCGTATCAACGATAGCAAGCCTTGCCTGCCAAGAAATATACTAATAGTATGGGCTATAAAAAAGTCAGATGAGCTCCCACTTCTTGAGACAGTTGATATGGAGGCAATTTGTCCACTTTTCTCTGATAAACTGAATCTTGAGATTCAAACATTCGTGACTCGGGAATCACAACCTCCATTG GAGGAGGGTAAAACATCCAAAGCAATGAACCCCTCAATCTCCCCTGGCTTCAAGGGATGTCGAATGTCTGGTTTGGTTGGTACTGGAAATGTTGTATGGTCTGGATTGTATGTCATAGTGTCCACAATTGGGTTGATGATCACTGTAGCATTACTAGACATCTTCTACATAAATCCACACAATATATATTACTGGTGGTACAAGGGGCTTTTGTTGATTGGATGCATGGCTGCAAGTGTTGTTATATTTGGGGGTCTCGTGATCGCTTTATGGCATCTTTGGGAAAGGAAAACCTCAATGAAGGAGGAACCAGAGGACAACACAAAGAAGGTCGACATCCTGCAGCAGAATATCGAGATCTCTTTACACAAGAATCTTGAAGAGGCTCGATCTGTTAATACAATCCGATATGGTGAAAGACCAGACTTCCAAG AGATATTTGGATCACATGCAAAGAGTTGGGGAAATGTAGATATTGGTGTGATAGTATGTGGTCCTCCTACTCTTCAGTCCAGTGTTGCTAAAGAGTGCAGAAGGCAAAACTTGCAAAGAAGAGGCCATCAGGCTATTTTCCATTTCAACAGCCACAGTTTTGACCTCTAG